In Bubalus bubalis isolate 160015118507 breed Murrah chromosome 3, NDDB_SH_1, whole genome shotgun sequence, a genomic segment contains:
- the LOC123332738 gene encoding uncharacterized protein LOC123332738 isoform X6, whose protein sequence is MEPHEGRLTLLGSPHAATSPSPVSLAGERPDPRHGPAAEAGQDPTEHARPLAAASGRSRASRSGRAGVAQVRGPGADRSSFETPHSPGPCRTALGHLGRTSGGRGNFLGNGYRGEDGNGELPARRVCRLERHQLKTPERCLQGPC, encoded by the exons ATGGAGCCCCACGAGGGCAGGCTGACCCTGCTCGGCTCTCCCCACGCCGCTACCTCCCCGTCCCCTGTGAGCCTCGCGGGCGAGCGTCCCGACCCCCGCCACGGCCCGGCCGCAGAAGCGGGTCAGGACCCGACTGAGCATGCTCGCCCGCTCGCCGCCGCGTCTGGACGCAGCCGGGCCTCTAGATCCGGCCGCGCAGGGGTGGCGCAGGTGCGCGGTCCGGGCGCAG ACAGGTCTTCCTTTGAGACTCCACACTCTCCAGGGCCCTGCAGGACTGCGCTCGGCCACCTTGGACGAACTTCAGGTGGACGTGGGAACTTCTTGGGTAACGGTTACCGAGGAGAGGACGGAAATGGAGAGCTTCCAGCGAGGAGAGTCTGCAGGCTGGAGAGGCATCAACTAAAGACCCCAGAGAGATGCCTTCAG GGACCTTGCTAA
- the LOC123332738 gene encoding uncharacterized protein LOC123332738 isoform X4: MEPHEGRLTLLGSPHAATSPSPVSLAGERPDPRHGPAAEAGQDPTEHARPLAAASGRSRASRSGRAGVAQVRGPGADRSSFETPHSPGPCRTALGHLGRTSGGRGNFLGNGYRGEDGNGELPARRVCRLERHQLKTPERCLQLVAGPLTCG; the protein is encoded by the exons ATGGAGCCCCACGAGGGCAGGCTGACCCTGCTCGGCTCTCCCCACGCCGCTACCTCCCCGTCCCCTGTGAGCCTCGCGGGCGAGCGTCCCGACCCCCGCCACGGCCCGGCCGCAGAAGCGGGTCAGGACCCGACTGAGCATGCTCGCCCGCTCGCCGCCGCGTCTGGACGCAGCCGGGCCTCTAGATCCGGCCGCGCAGGGGTGGCGCAGGTGCGCGGTCCGGGCGCAG ACAGGTCTTCCTTTGAGACTCCACACTCTCCAGGGCCCTGCAGGACTGCGCTCGGCCACCTTGGACGAACTTCAGGTGGACGTGGGAACTTCTTGGGTAACGGTTACCGAGGAGAGGACGGAAATGGAGAGCTTCCAGCGAGGAGAGTCTGCAGGCTGGAGAGGCATCAACTAAAGACCCCAGAGAGATGCCTTCAG CTAGTTGCTGGCCCACTCACCTGTGGGTAG
- the LOC123332738 gene encoding uncharacterized protein LOC123332738 isoform X7, translating to MEPHEGRLTLLGSPHAATSPSPVSLAGERPDPRHGPAAEAGQDPTEHARPLAAASGRSRASRSGRAGVAQVRGPGADRSSFETPHSPGPCRTALGHLGRTSGGRGNFLGNGYRGEDGNGELPARRVCRLERHQLKTPERCLQCPL from the exons ATGGAGCCCCACGAGGGCAGGCTGACCCTGCTCGGCTCTCCCCACGCCGCTACCTCCCCGTCCCCTGTGAGCCTCGCGGGCGAGCGTCCCGACCCCCGCCACGGCCCGGCCGCAGAAGCGGGTCAGGACCCGACTGAGCATGCTCGCCCGCTCGCCGCCGCGTCTGGACGCAGCCGGGCCTCTAGATCCGGCCGCGCAGGGGTGGCGCAGGTGCGCGGTCCGGGCGCAG ACAGGTCTTCCTTTGAGACTCCACACTCTCCAGGGCCCTGCAGGACTGCGCTCGGCCACCTTGGACGAACTTCAGGTGGACGTGGGAACTTCTTGGGTAACGGTTACCGAGGAGAGGACGGAAATGGAGAGCTTCCAGCGAGGAGAGTCTGCAGGCTGGAGAGGCATCAACTAAAGACCCCAGAGAGATGCCTTCAG
- the LOC123332738 gene encoding uncharacterized protein LOC123332738 isoform X8, which produces MEPHEGRLTLLGSPHAATSPSPVSLAGERPDPRHGPAAEAGQDPTEHARPLAAASGRSRASRSGRAGVAQVRGPGAGLPLRLHTLQGPAGLRSATLDELQVDVGTSWVTVTEERTEMESFQRGESAGWRGIN; this is translated from the exons ATGGAGCCCCACGAGGGCAGGCTGACCCTGCTCGGCTCTCCCCACGCCGCTACCTCCCCGTCCCCTGTGAGCCTCGCGGGCGAGCGTCCCGACCCCCGCCACGGCCCGGCCGCAGAAGCGGGTCAGGACCCGACTGAGCATGCTCGCCCGCTCGCCGCCGCGTCTGGACGCAGCCGGGCCTCTAGATCCGGCCGCGCAGGGGTGGCGCAGGTGCGCGGTCCGGGCGCAG GTCTTCCTTTGAGACTCCACACTCTCCAGGGCCCTGCAGGACTGCGCTCGGCCACCTTGGACGAACTTCAGGTGGACGTGGGAACTTCTTGGGTAACGGTTACCGAGGAGAGGACGGAAATGGAGAGCTTCCAGCGAGGAGAGTCTGCAGGCTGGAGAGGCATCAACTAA
- the LOC123332738 gene encoding uncharacterized protein LOC123332738 isoform X9: protein MEPHEGRLTLLGSPHAATSPSPVSLAGERPDPRHGPAAEAGQDPTEHARPLAAASGRSRASRSGRAGVAQTGLPLRLHTLQGPAGLRSATLDELQVDVGTSWVTVTEERTEMESFQRGESAGWRGIN, encoded by the exons ATGGAGCCCCACGAGGGCAGGCTGACCCTGCTCGGCTCTCCCCACGCCGCTACCTCCCCGTCCCCTGTGAGCCTCGCGGGCGAGCGTCCCGACCCCCGCCACGGCCCGGCCGCAGAAGCGGGTCAGGACCCGACTGAGCATGCTCGCCCGCTCGCCGCCGCGTCTGGACGCAGCCGGGCCTCTAGATCCGGCCGCGCAGGGGTGGCGCAG ACAGGTCTTCCTTTGAGACTCCACACTCTCCAGGGCCCTGCAGGACTGCGCTCGGCCACCTTGGACGAACTTCAGGTGGACGTGGGAACTTCTTGGGTAACGGTTACCGAGGAGAGGACGGAAATGGAGAGCTTCCAGCGAGGAGAGTCTGCAGGCTGGAGAGGCATCAACTAA
- the LOC123332738 gene encoding uncharacterized protein LOC123332738 isoform X3: MEPHEGRLTLLGSPHAATSPSPVSLAGERPDPRHGPAAEAGQDPTEHARPLAAASGRSRASRSGRAGVAQVRGPGADRSSFETPHSPGPCRTALGHLGRTSGGRGNFLGNGYRGEDGNGELPARRVCRLERHQLKTPERCLQLLAHSPVGRRRWGQTHHLPHPLQSYDLGHQPE, translated from the exons ATGGAGCCCCACGAGGGCAGGCTGACCCTGCTCGGCTCTCCCCACGCCGCTACCTCCCCGTCCCCTGTGAGCCTCGCGGGCGAGCGTCCCGACCCCCGCCACGGCCCGGCCGCAGAAGCGGGTCAGGACCCGACTGAGCATGCTCGCCCGCTCGCCGCCGCGTCTGGACGCAGCCGGGCCTCTAGATCCGGCCGCGCAGGGGTGGCGCAGGTGCGCGGTCCGGGCGCAG ACAGGTCTTCCTTTGAGACTCCACACTCTCCAGGGCCCTGCAGGACTGCGCTCGGCCACCTTGGACGAACTTCAGGTGGACGTGGGAACTTCTTGGGTAACGGTTACCGAGGAGAGGACGGAAATGGAGAGCTTCCAGCGAGGAGAGTCTGCAGGCTGGAGAGGCATCAACTAAAGACCCCAGAGAGATGCCTTCAG TTGCTGGCCCACTCACCTGTGGGTAGACGTCGCTGGGGGCAGACCCACCACCTGCCCCACCCTCTTCAGTCGTATGATCTTGGCCATCAACCAGAGTAA